A single region of the Sorghum bicolor cultivar BTx623 chromosome 9, Sorghum_bicolor_NCBIv3, whole genome shotgun sequence genome encodes:
- the LOC8071221 gene encoding ABC transporter F family member 4 — translation MADPPSVLTLLVKKGPCEGRALQRRAGAAALRVGRVAKGNDLSVRDAGASQRHLSVEFLPPPAARWAATDLGSSNGTLLNGTPLVPTVPAPLSDGDLIKIGESTVIAVSISIDAGPGPGPAATRRSARNAAAVAAAPEEEDQGPAVSRRAGRRKAGAAEAPEGGNEVEEAALPTRRGGRKKAVEPAGVEMGAEKEEEEEAAIPRRGRSRKAAATVVLPPQPQNTRSARATARRGEAVGCQNDEGKVVGTGRGRGRVTRASARNGTSGTPEDEEEEEGEDAVARDRGGTVVEGKGDEEEDMVETTDRTSHASEVVPAAGRGRAKRSRRGRGRGRATRARKAEDAIVENDENEQEERDMAHARDREGSPLRVLAVSDGSEQDKVTIEDGKLDGTSKVSMEDEKMVDVEEDATLTEREIEGRDNAQHAPADNGGVEEEEVKNLSKEGETEVDQELREKVSPESKLDGVEVEENDTRETIAASGEKGHVGEHTGRRRLEDMTLGEWFVQIEKFLLAKNAEAAEKAIAEVQEKHRRFCEHVKMLKKSSAP, via the coding sequence ATGGCGGATCCGCCGTCTGTGCTCACGCTCCTAGTGAAGAAGGGCCCTTGCGAAGGGAGGGCCCTGCAgcgccgcgccggcgccgcggcGCTCCGTGTCGGCCGCGTTGCCAAGGGCAACGACCTCTCCGTGCGCGACGCGGGCGCGTCGCAGAGGCATCTCTCCGTCGAGTTCCTCCCGCCGCCCGCGGCACGGTGGGCCGCCACCGACCTAGGCTCCTCCAACGGCACCCTCCTCAACGGTACGCCTCTCGTGCCCACCGTCCCGGCGCCGCTCTCCGATGGGGACCTCATCAAGATCGGGGAGAGCACCGTGATCGCCGTCTCCATATCGATCGATGCGGGCCCGGGACCGGGCCCCGCCGCCACTAGGCGTTCCGCGCGCAACGCAGCTgccgtggcggcggcgccggaggaggaggatcaGGGCCCCGCGGTTTCGCGCAGGGCCGGACGGAGGAAGGCCGGTGCGGCGGAAGCCCCCGAAGGTGGGAATGAAGTGGAGGAAGCTGCACTCCCGACTCGCCGAGGCGGGCGGAAGAAGGCCGTTGAGCCCGCTGGGGTGGAGATGGGAGCGgaaaaggaggaggaggaggaggcggcaaTACCGCGCCGGGGCAGGTCGAGGAAGGCTGCAGCGACGGTTGTCCTTCCGCCACAGCCGCAAAATACGAGGTCAGCGAGAGCTACTGCAAGGAGAGGTGAGGCGGTGGGGTGCCAAAACGATGAGGGAAAAGTGGTGGGGACTGGAAGGGGGAGAGGACGGGTTACAAGGGCAAGTGCAAGGAATGGCACGAGTGGTACTCCCGAggatgaggaggaagaggagggtgAAGATGCTGTGGCCAGAGATCGGGGAGGGACAGTTGTTGAGGGCAAAGGTGATGAAGAGGAGGATATGGTAGAGACCACAGACAGAACTTCACATGCATCAGAGGTGGTGCCGGCGGCTGGGAGAGGACGAGCAAAGAGGAGCAGAAGAGGAAGAGGCCGAGGAAGGGCCACAAGGGCAAGGAAAGCTGAGGATGCAATTGTTGAGAACGATGAAAATGAGCAAGAGGAAAGGGATATGGCTCATGCCAGAGATCGAGAGGGGAGCCCATTGAGGGTTTTGGCCGTGAGTGATGGTTCTGAACAGGATAAGGTGACAATTGAGGACGGCAAGTTGGATGGAACCTCAAAGGTATCCATGGAGGATGAGAAGATGGTGGATGTGGAGGAAGATGCGACATTGACAGAGAGGGAAATTGAGGGGAGGGACAATGCTCAGCATGCTCCTGCTGACAATGGTGGTGTGGAAGAAGAGGAGGTGAAAAATTTGAGCAAGGAAGGGGAAACTGAAGTTGACCAGGAATTGAGAGAAAAAGTGTCACCAGAGTCAAAGCTGGATGGTGTTGAAGTGGAAGAGAATGATACAAGGGAAACTATTGCTGCCAGTGGAGAGAAAGGCCATGTGGGGGAGCACACAGGAAGACGCCGCTTGGAGGATATGACATTGGGGGAGTGGTTTGTTCAGATCGAGAAATTCCTTCTAGCAAAGAATGCAGAGGCTGCTGAAAAGGCGATAGCTGAAGTGCAAGAGAAACATCGGCGGTTTTGTGAGCATGTTAAAATGCTCAAAAAGAGTTCTGCTCCTTGA